In Notamacropus eugenii isolate mMacEug1 chromosome 1, mMacEug1.pri_v2, whole genome shotgun sequence, one genomic interval encodes:
- the LOC140527458 gene encoding uncharacterized protein: MKKKDRRPGAAASSGSSMNAHLLVRFALLGALAPLIQMKEKAAPDLVTLECLGSLSRLTFNGTFFKNKYLDFYAVDQFGTTRKIDEALANQCGYTIASDAWGNVDFRASLLSCYSVIKNDVSFTVTVEVHVASDPQRTEVTVYQRSVSCSHSSWYPREIVCEANYMEVSVKREVPFIPADMLQDEPEDWAAAFPEATSGMTSIWQIVFHTLTGRRVMLVSDAHSAGYGINMTDTRILLRAGFNAQEAQQVEIQGVTFSAIRSSTFYKQHWMIFMVDTAVACPTDDMVYTEDMIIWTMPKNIGPLLMGASNVKDLSVEMGVGLHKLTAADLISRRYSLRSDGDTINITVPIGAEGGYYKTHVQSGHYGTSYHIALFLEHRWEDDKWGVTKHTVVKTVRTPLQLQEPILTNNTNPNLRIFNISVGTFLPDVELISLTMNNQTVLVPVANKSHLQIYEALHANGSRDFIIEIGFHMPGVDIEYPGEDFRIYTLNASLLLRAGDDVFTTPVMMVSIVHDVVLPKVEGHCDAENLYLELTRGNVDQSWVPFLLNTRLTPEAAQKYNYDFHDNGTHLVIRVPYFSAHVVYEDISPSGIRACLQLKMKNNRTLANMREYSITCPFSPKDLIACQANGSMVVTALILAGVPSLDPSRFVLRDKRCGPVLVNKTSATFVFGVNTCGTSRKFEEHTLTYENDVLFFSPGLDDPIYRLQCTCRYPINETTTVRYRPEKSQVPGSKPGHGRLALIMKLSKDGTYSEFYKEDEYPVHKYLRDSLLFEVELLHWENLQVELFLEDCWATTSQDGESQPRWDIIIDSCPSDEDFHETIFHPVDVGLFPHHLKRYEVKMFAFMKDQRALLEDVYFHCSVVLCRTQQPDLDSLCARSCIPGKQRVGRSTRPYHSQGLVSSGAISLTTANRH, encoded by the exons ATGAAGAAAAAGGACCGAAGACCCGGGGCTGCTGCTTCTTCTGGGAGCTCCATGAATGCGCACCTGCTGGTGAG ATTTGCCCTCCTGGGTGCATTGGCTCCTCTGATACAGATGAAAGAGAAGGCAGCTCCAG ACTTGGTGACCTTGGAATGCCTTGGGAGCCTCTCACGATTGACCTTCAATGGGACCTTCTTCAAGAACAAGTATCTGGACTTCTACGCTGTTG ATCAGTTTGGCACAACAAGGAAGATAGACGAGGCTTTGGCCAATCAGTGTGGCTACACCATTGCTTCTGATGCCTGGGGCAACGTGGATTTCCGAGCATCTCTCCTGAGCTGTTACTCTGTCATCAAA AACGATGTCAGTTTTACAGTAACCGTGGAGGTCCACGTCGCTTCTGATCCCCAGCGCACAGAGGTTACTGTTTATCAGAGAAGTGTGAGCTGCTCTCACTCATCCTGGTATCCCAGAGAAATTGTGTGTGAAGCCAACTACATGGAG GTTTCTGTTAAGAGAGAAGTCCCCTTCATTCCAGCTGACATGCTCCAAGATGAGCCTGAAGACTGGGCAGCAGCATTCCCGGAG GCAACATCTGGCATGACTTCCATATGGCAGATTGTTTTTCACACCTTGACTGGAAGAAGGGTTATGCTGGTGAGCGATGCCCATAGCGCTGGCTATGGAATCAACATGACAGACACAAGGATCCTCCTTCGAGCAGGATTCAATGCCCAAGAGGCTCAACAAGTGGAG ATTCAAGGAGTTACTTTCTCAGCCATAAGATCTAGCACATTCTACAAGCAGCACTGGATGATCTTCATGGTGGACACTGCTGTTGCTTGTCCTACAG ATGATATGGTATATACAGAAGACATGATCATTTGGACCATGCCAAAGAACATCGGCCCTCTCCTCATGGGGGCCAGTAACGTTAAGGACCTGTCTGTGGAGATGGGTGTGGGGCTACACAAATTGACTGCTGCAGATCTTATCTCTAGAAGATACAGTCTGAGGAGTGATGGGGACACCATTAACATTACGGTACCGATTGGTGCAGAAGGCGGGTATTACAAG aCACATGTGCAATCAGGACACTATGGCACCTCCTACCACATTGCCCTGTTTCTGGAGCACCGGTGGGAAGATGACAAATGGGGTGTGACCAAGCATACCGTTGTGAAGACTGTAAGAACCCCACTGCAGCTCCAGGAACCCATCCTGACCAACA ATACCAACCCCAACCTCCGCATCTTCAACATATCCGTGGGCACATTTCTTCCTGACGTGGAGCTCATCAGCCTGACCATGAATAATCAGACCGTCCTTGTCCCAGTAGCTAATAAGAGTCACCTCCAAATCTACGAGGCTCTGCATGCAAACGGAAGCAGGGATTTCATCATTGAAATTGGTTTCCACATGCCAGGTGTAGATATTGAG TATCCAGGCGAAGACTTTCGGATCTATACCTTGAACGCCAGCCTCCTCCTCAGAGCAGGTGATGACGTCTTTACTACTCCAGTGATGATGGTCTCCATTGTCCATGATGTAG TGTTGCCCAAAGTGGAAGGGCACTGTGATGCCGAAAATCTCTACCTTGAACTCACCCGTGGCAATGTAGACCAGAGCTGGGTTCCCTTTCTCTTGAACACACGACTGACCCCAGAAGCCGCCCAGAAATACAACTATGACTTTCACGACAATGGCACACATCTTGTCATTCGTGTCCCCTACTTTTCAGCTCATGTGGTCTATGAG GATATCAGTCCCTCAGGGATTAGAGCCTGCCTCCAGCTGAAGATGAAGAATAATCGCACCCTTGCCAACATGAGGGAATACTCCATCACTTGTCCCTTCTCCCCCAAAGACCTAATAG CTTGCCAAGCCAATGGCTCCATGGTGGTCACGGCCCTGATCCTGGCTGGTGTGCCAAGCCTGGATCCCTCCAGATTTGTGCTTCGGGACAAGCGTTGTGGGCCAGTGTTGGTCAACAAGACAAGCGCCACGTTTGTCTTCGGGGTCAACACCTGCGGGACAAGCAGAAAG TTTGAAGAGCACACCCTGACCTATGAGAACGACGTCCTGTTCTTTAGCCCAGGCTTGGATGACCCCATCTACAG aCTCCAATGTACCTGTCGCTATCCTATCAATGAAACCACCACGGTTCGATATCGACCAGAGAAGAGCCAAGTGCCTGGTTCTAAGCCAGGACATGGTCGTCTTGCCTTGATCATGAAGCTGTCCAAAG ATGGAACCTATTCAGAGTTCTACAAGGAGGATGAGTACCCAGTCCACAAGTACCTGAGAGACTCCCTGCTCTTTGAGGTGGAGCTTCTGCATTGGGAAAATCTGCAGGTAGAACTATTCCTTGAAGATTGCTGGGCTACCACTTCCCAGGATGGAGAGAGCCAGCCCCGCTGGGATATCATTATCGACAG ctgTCCCAGTGATGAGGATTTCCATGAGACCATCTTCCATCCTGTggatgtgggactctttccccaTCACCTGAAGAGATACGAAGTAAAAATGTTTGCCTTCATGAAGGATCAGAGGGCGCTGCTGGAGGAT GTGTATTTCCACTGCAGTGTGGTGCTCTGTAGGACTCAACAGCCTGACTTAGACTCTCTCTGTGCGAGAAGCTGCATCCCAGGGAAGCAACGAGTTG GCCGTAGCACCAGACCATACCACTCACAGGGACTGGTCTCATCAGGAGCCATCTCTCTGACCACAGCTAACA GACACTGA